From Pseudothermotoga thermarum DSM 5069, a single genomic window includes:
- a CDS encoding Na(+)/H(+) antiporter subunit B, whose translation MKRLVHITVLTACAVLLSFFVHSLTGLDVEERVSIWYFKAAFNPENRYESCMSPQTVASIVWDFRGIDTFFETATLFFSLVGILVLFKEEKIGSGEQCDSIYAQTGLKITFLLMLVMSFSLTIFGHISPGGGFQGGTLAATAVLVLVVGYSLEFLVKEKGITLDKFIYLRMFGLTGIFVVSLLPLIGRIFGKGGYIFQNLAKSQENFGFPATLLGMHISGSIFLYNLFEFLAVLGGFSLVTIILSHVELDRGE comes from the coding sequence ATGAAAAGACTTGTTCACATAACAGTGTTGACAGCTTGCGCCGTTTTGTTGAGCTTTTTTGTGCATTCTTTAACTGGATTGGATGTGGAAGAACGTGTGTCAATCTGGTATTTCAAAGCAGCTTTTAACCCAGAGAATCGCTATGAATCTTGTATGTCTCCACAGACAGTTGCATCAATAGTTTGGGATTTTAGGGGAATTGATACGTTCTTCGAAACTGCCACGCTGTTTTTCTCTTTGGTTGGAATATTGGTTCTTTTCAAAGAGGAAAAAATCGGTTCAGGAGAGCAATGTGACAGCATTTATGCTCAGACGGGTTTGAAGATAACCTTTCTGTTGATGCTTGTGATGAGTTTCTCTTTGACAATTTTTGGTCACATTTCACCTGGTGGTGGTTTTCAAGGAGGTACACTTGCTGCTACAGCTGTTCTTGTTTTGGTTGTAGGTTATTCTTTGGAATTTTTGGTAAAAGAAAAAGGTATCACTTTGGATAAGTTTATATACCTTCGCATGTTTGGGCTAACTGGTATATTTGTGGTATCACTTTTACCGCTGATTGGAAGAATCTTTGGAAAAGGTGGATATATATTCCAGAATCTTGCAAAAAGCCAGGAAAACTTTGGCTTTCCAGCAACCTTACTTGGAATGCACATAAGTGGTTCCATATTTCTCTACAATTTGTTCGAGTTTTTGGCAGTTCTTGGTGGTTTTTCGCTGGTGACAATTATCCTGAGCCATGTTGAATTGGACAGAGGTGAATGA
- a CDS encoding Na+/H+ antiporter subunit E: protein MKKVSITMAALIFALFIFAIYIAFSANTSPLAIVSGIFIALVMGFAFGKNYVRSARKFLQLKRYWHFLVFIFKYFLIDEVKAHLEVIHLILKPSKITNPKIVKLKYDVENEYSVFLLSTCITNTPGTVVVDVDKKQKILYVHWINAKDDEKQISEPFEKYIKKIFE from the coding sequence GTGAAAAAAGTTTCCATTACGATGGCAGCGTTGATTTTTGCCTTATTTATCTTTGCAATATACATAGCTTTCTCAGCTAATACAAGTCCTTTGGCTATTGTATCTGGAATTTTCATCGCGCTGGTGATGGGATTTGCATTCGGAAAAAACTATGTTCGCAGTGCAAGGAAATTTCTTCAGCTTAAAAGGTATTGGCATTTTTTGGTGTTTATTTTCAAGTATTTTCTGATCGATGAAGTCAAAGCTCATTTGGAGGTAATTCATCTAATTCTCAAGCCTTCGAAGATAACAAATCCCAAGATAGTCAAGCTTAAATACGACGTGGAAAATGAATATTCTGTCTTTTTGCTTTCTACTTGTATAACCAACACACCGGGTACTGTGGTCGTTGATGTGGACAAAAAACAAAAGATACTTTATGTTCACTGGATAAATGCAAAAGACGATGAAAAACAGATTTCAGAACCTTTTGAAAAATACATCAAAAAGATTTTCGAATAG
- a CDS encoding hydrogenase subunit MbhD domain-containing protein — protein MLTPKLIFDLTLVSMAFFSLVAVYFCIVEKDLLKALIISALQSLMYTVIFFLLKAPDIALVYIAVSGGIYSAVILFLIYKTKRFED, from the coding sequence ATGCTAACACCAAAGTTGATATTTGATCTTACACTTGTATCGATGGCGTTTTTCTCGTTGGTTGCGGTTTACTTTTGCATAGTTGAGAAAGATTTGCTAAAAGCTTTGATAATATCTGCTCTTCAGAGTCTTATGTACACGGTGATATTTTTCCTCTTGAAAGCACCCGACATCGCCTTAGTTTACATCGCAGTTTCCGGTGGTATTTATTCGGCGGTGATACTCTTTCTGATTTACAAAACAAAGAGATTTGAAGACTGA
- a CDS encoding proton-conducting transporter transmembrane domain-containing protein yields MSMLVGMMFGCHGLNMFSNLLSLGLRKIFKIVSGLTILLVLGFLLVEFFKAEEEFVFLDLNLVGALPFSFGILIDLFSLVFLSVLTIVYFGILMRYFDKIVHNQKRSFLLDFLLLSASFAALSQNYLQLLVGIELVAIAEVFLISDGLKHKKETVNIYLYFKFADALYITGALILFACFGSFDFLPYSLDASSVNLLVVPIALMLLLAGAFVKAAQFPFYEWLYNSTVAPIEVFTFIMVFKSGVLIAFRTLPLLMVLQDFQNMNLIWQTMAWVGTIGSVLAGLCALIQGNHLKLFAFSSASQYGLIFASLGLAGLSENPAVGLTGALFHLMTYSFSKSALLFAYSMRNGKFQRLLFLISVLVYTGLPFVSGTFWSKELILESALQAHSITIFGLMLISATLTVVYSTRLYFEYLENDTDTLNSRGYSPLMKLSSGLPTIIFLAAAIVENNLFGHKLEHQIEELLHVPHQVHHSALLPVLPILAYGIGISLAVSISRLSDFSHISVFEKMVNKGIGLISEAGKEFLKVTSSFLLLVEKFMDGMNFLAVRVFNEVSSLFLVFEKSVEQMNKSAIVPLLQTFRCLKKLEYKLNHATIMFMSTVLFLVLFVVFLMVR; encoded by the coding sequence ATGTCCATGCTGGTCGGAATGATGTTTGGATGTCATGGACTGAATATGTTTTCCAACCTTCTTTCTCTTGGTTTGAGAAAGATTTTCAAAATAGTCTCTGGATTGACTATACTTTTAGTGCTTGGGTTTCTACTTGTTGAATTCTTTAAAGCTGAAGAAGAATTTGTTTTTCTTGATTTAAACCTCGTTGGTGCGTTGCCTTTTAGTTTTGGGATTTTGATTGATCTGTTTTCGCTGGTTTTTTTGAGCGTTCTTACGATCGTGTATTTTGGAATCTTGATGCGTTATTTTGACAAAATCGTTCACAATCAAAAAAGGTCTTTTCTGCTTGACTTCTTGTTGCTCTCAGCTTCCTTTGCTGCTTTGTCGCAAAATTACCTTCAGCTTCTTGTTGGCATAGAGCTTGTCGCTATTGCAGAAGTTTTTTTGATCAGCGATGGGCTGAAGCATAAGAAAGAAACAGTTAACATCTATCTTTATTTCAAGTTTGCCGATGCTTTGTATATAACTGGTGCTTTGATACTTTTCGCCTGTTTTGGCAGTTTTGATTTTTTGCCATATAGCTTAGATGCTTCATCGGTAAATCTATTGGTTGTTCCGATAGCCTTGATGCTGTTGCTGGCAGGTGCTTTTGTGAAGGCGGCACAGTTTCCATTTTACGAGTGGCTTTACAATTCGACCGTGGCACCAATTGAAGTTTTCACCTTCATAATGGTTTTCAAATCTGGTGTTTTGATTGCTTTTCGAACACTTCCCTTGCTCATGGTATTACAAGATTTTCAGAACATGAATCTCATTTGGCAAACCATGGCATGGGTTGGAACTATAGGTTCGGTTTTAGCCGGTTTATGCGCGTTGATTCAAGGGAATCATTTAAAACTTTTTGCCTTTTCTTCGGCAAGCCAGTACGGGTTGATTTTTGCAAGCTTAGGGTTGGCTGGTCTTTCTGAAAATCCTGCAGTTGGTTTGACTGGTGCTCTTTTTCATCTGATGACGTATTCGTTCAGCAAATCTGCCTTGCTTTTTGCATACAGCATGAGAAACGGCAAATTTCAAAGACTGCTGTTTTTGATTTCAGTACTGGTATACACAGGCTTGCCGTTTGTATCCGGTACTTTTTGGAGCAAAGAACTCATACTAGAGTCTGCGTTGCAAGCGCACAGTATAACCATTTTCGGGCTGATGTTGATTTCGGCAACTTTGACAGTTGTTTATTCGACGAGATTGTATTTCGAGTATTTGGAAAATGATACGGACACATTGAATAGCAGAGGATATTCGCCGTTGATGAAGTTATCTTCTGGTTTGCCTACCATAATCTTTTTGGCTGCAGCAATTGTCGAAAACAACTTGTTTGGTCACAAGTTGGAACATCAAATAGAAGAACTTTTACATGTTCCTCACCAAGTTCACCATTCGGCTTTGCTTCCTGTTTTGCCAATACTTGCCTACGGGATTGGCATCAGCTTGGCTGTTTCTATTTCAAGACTGTCTGATTTTTCACATATTTCAGTTTTTGAAAAGATGGTAAACAAAGGAATCGGATTGATTTCTGAGGCAGGGAAAGAGTTTTTGAAAGTTACATCAAGCTTTCTTTTACTGGTTGAAAAATTCATGGATGGCATGAACTTTCTTGCAGTTAGAGTGTTCAATGAAGTATCATCGCTTTTTCTTGTGTTTGAGAAATCTGTTGAACAGATGAACAAATCAGCCATTGTGCCGTTGTTACAAACTTTTAGATGCCTTAAGAAACTCGAATATAAATTGAACCATGCAACCATCATGTTTATGTCAACTGTTTTGTTTTTGGTTCTGTTTGTAGTCTTTTTGATGGTGAGGTGA
- a CDS encoding monovalent cation/H+ antiporter complex subunit F, translating into MIDLLLRVLVFCIPVYVFAFLLLVVRIVKGPKVYDSLLALDNMSFQAGVIIALISLLLNSWKLSLVPLVLSIVVFCVDVYVARYLSDKGDE; encoded by the coding sequence ATGATCGATCTATTGTTGAGAGTGCTTGTTTTTTGTATTCCGGTTTATGTTTTTGCTTTCTTGCTGCTTGTTGTAAGGATAGTGAAAGGTCCAAAGGTGTACGATAGTTTGCTTGCTTTGGACAACATGAGTTTCCAAGCCGGGGTTATAATTGCGCTTATATCGCTCTTGCTTAACTCTTGGAAGTTATCCTTAGTGCCGTTGGTTTTGAGCATAGTTGTATTCTGCGTCGATGTCTACGTAGCCAGATATCTTTCCGACAAAGGGGATGAATGA
- the mnhG gene encoding monovalent cation/H(+) antiporter subunit G, translated as MEIVKNVFLIFSSFLIILGAFASLMSAIGMFRFKDYFLRIHASTVGTIWGSVVPLLGVALFALFDDKLGSGRYVIASNSFLTAAVFFIVGPLGTHLLTRSVYKLRKGKCGDANTKVDI; from the coding sequence TTGGAAATTGTCAAAAATGTTTTTTTAATCTTCAGCTCTTTTCTCATAATCCTTGGTGCGTTTGCAAGTTTAATGTCTGCCATCGGAATGTTCAGGTTCAAAGACTATTTTTTGAGAATCCATGCAAGTACGGTTGGAACGATATGGGGATCTGTGGTACCACTTCTTGGAGTTGCTCTGTTTGCACTCTTTGATGACAAACTTGGAAGTGGAAGATATGTAATCGCATCCAATTCTTTTTTGACAGCTGCTGTCTTTTTCATCGTAGGTCCACTTGGTACTCATCTTCTGACAAGATCTGTGTACAAATTGAGAAAGGGGAAGTGTGGCGATGCTAACACCAAAGTTGATATTTGA
- a CDS encoding sodium:proton antiporter, translating into MDWALSLTASFVILNFLLALIFFIVKKNLIKKLILLTIATDSINLLAIFVGYRKWIDKQTSPEVPIFDNLYPNLNQVEELAKRAVDPLPQAFVLTSIVIELAILMVIVFFILKFYILTKTLNYDSIERRENE; encoded by the coding sequence ATGGATTGGGCGCTTTCCTTGACAGCGTCTTTCGTGATACTCAACTTTCTTCTTGCCTTGATATTCTTCATCGTCAAGAAGAACTTGATCAAGAAACTGATACTGCTTACGATTGCAACCGATTCGATAAACCTTCTTGCCATTTTTGTGGGTTATCGCAAATGGATTGACAAACAAACTTCTCCAGAGGTACCGATTTTTGACAACCTTTATCCAAACTTAAACCAAGTTGAAGAACTTGCAAAAAGAGCCGTGGATCCACTTCCACAGGCTTTCGTTTTGACTTCGATAGTTATAGAGCTTGCCATTCTGATGGTCATAGTCTTTTTCATTCTCAAATTCTACATTCTTACAAAGACTCTGAATTACGATAGCATTGAAAGGCGTGAAAATGAGTGA
- a CDS encoding complex I subunit 4 family protein produces MIVLNPDMLILGTIVVVSVLVWIYQVEYMKGVSKGYYFLFAGYVLSMILLAFSFGNLLMFLIAFELTLVFSWLLINFWGSGERQKVALKYFIYTEIGALMLFVAFSILFASYSTFDVEKLSLFTKDMQNVAVLITLALFIKSAIFPFHSWMPDAHAEAPTPVSALLSPVMIGLSNYSIFRVVFRVFPTVVSNERFLLFLTVCGMFNLVYGGVLATRQIDLKRYLAYSSMSQMGYMLLGIASANYYGIIGSIIVYVNHAFAKAALFMIAGAVHKKFGTRQITELKDLRNVMPSFSTAGIMSLLSLSAVPPFVGFWGEIFVFIGLIKRGLQSGLSFFILSVMAILFSIFTSVYAIILMKNIFFGEKKVSEKPKENKLMLFPIYGLIGLSLLVGLTPNFVIKFISKTVEQLLGR; encoded by the coding sequence ATGATCGTTTTAAATCCGGATATGCTCATCCTTGGAACAATTGTTGTTGTTTCGGTTCTTGTATGGATTTACCAAGTTGAATATATGAAAGGGGTTAGCAAAGGCTATTATTTTCTCTTTGCAGGATATGTTCTGTCGATGATACTTCTTGCTTTTTCCTTCGGCAATTTGCTTATGTTTTTGATTGCTTTTGAGTTGACGCTTGTTTTCTCATGGCTGTTGATCAATTTCTGGGGAAGTGGTGAAAGACAAAAAGTTGCTTTGAAATACTTCATCTACACCGAGATTGGTGCTTTGATGCTTTTTGTAGCCTTCTCAATTTTGTTTGCTTCCTATTCTACCTTTGACGTTGAAAAGCTCAGCTTGTTTACCAAAGATATGCAGAACGTAGCAGTTTTGATAACCTTAGCTCTTTTCATAAAGAGCGCCATCTTTCCATTTCACAGTTGGATGCCCGATGCTCATGCTGAAGCGCCGACACCGGTAAGTGCTCTTTTGTCACCTGTCATGATAGGCCTTTCAAATTACTCAATTTTCAGAGTGGTCTTTAGAGTGTTCCCTACTGTTGTATCAAACGAAAGATTTTTGTTGTTCTTGACAGTTTGTGGGATGTTCAACCTTGTTTACGGCGGAGTTCTTGCAACAAGACAAATTGATCTGAAAAGATACTTAGCCTACTCGAGTATGAGTCAAATGGGTTATATGCTCCTTGGAATCGCAAGTGCAAACTACTACGGCATAATTGGCAGTATCATAGTTTACGTCAACCACGCTTTTGCAAAGGCAGCTTTATTCATGATAGCAGGTGCCGTTCACAAAAAGTTTGGTACCAGACAGATAACCGAGCTGAAGGATCTGAGAAATGTTATGCCAAGTTTTTCAACTGCAGGAATAATGTCGCTTCTTTCACTTTCAGCTGTTCCGCCTTTCGTTGGCTTTTGGGGTGAAATATTCGTTTTCATAGGGTTAATCAAAAGAGGTTTGCAAAGCGGTCTAAGTTTCTTTATACTCAGTGTGATGGCAATACTTTTCTCGATTTTCACATCTGTTTATGCGATTATTCTCATGAAGAACATCTTTTTTGGTGAAAAGAAAGTCAGTGAAAAACCAAAGGAAAACAAGCTCATGCTTTTTCCAATCTATGGACTTATCGGATTATCGCTGCTTGTAGGTTTGACGCCGAATTTCGTTATAAAGTTTATTTCAAAAACAGTTGAACAGTTGTTGGGAAGGTGA
- a CDS encoding metal ABC transporter permease, with the protein MLADLVKYEFLRTAILGTTLVSVLSAFVSPIVVYRKMEFIGDGVAHATFAGLAVASILSLSPIPLVTVTSVVFAAFVWYFSKKGKFSESSTIGTLLPVFMALGVITLSKSKSYTTDLSSFLFGNVLLINKSDIVFAFIVFSLTLIFYLFLWKDLIYYLADEKASQFYGINVNLLSLLIMILVSLTVVTTVKISGIILMGTYIVMPGVFAKTVSKNLREILPSSILFSTINSLVGFILAYHFDLPPGPTIALTSFASLAVAILICRR; encoded by the coding sequence ATGCTGGCGGATCTTGTAAAATACGAGTTTCTCAGAACGGCTATTCTTGGGACAACGTTGGTATCTGTTCTTTCGGCTTTCGTTTCTCCGATAGTTGTCTATCGGAAGATGGAGTTCATAGGAGATGGTGTTGCACACGCAACTTTTGCAGGACTTGCGGTTGCATCGATCTTATCTTTAAGTCCCATACCACTGGTAACAGTAACCAGCGTTGTTTTTGCAGCGTTCGTGTGGTATTTTTCAAAAAAAGGCAAATTCTCCGAAAGTAGCACCATTGGAACACTTCTTCCAGTTTTCATGGCTTTGGGTGTGATAACGTTATCCAAAAGTAAAAGTTACACTACCGATTTATCCAGCTTTCTTTTCGGTAATGTACTTTTGATAAACAAAAGCGATATTGTTTTTGCCTTTATTGTTTTTAGTTTGACGTTGATTTTCTACTTATTTTTGTGGAAAGATTTGATTTACTATCTTGCCGATGAAAAAGCTTCGCAGTTCTATGGAATAAACGTTAATTTACTCAGCCTTTTGATCATGATCCTTGTATCGTTGACTGTGGTTACCACTGTGAAAATCTCCGGAATAATTCTCATGGGAACTTACATCGTCATGCCTGGGGTTTTTGCAAAGACAGTATCGAAAAACTTGAGGGAAATTCTCCCTAGTTCCATTTTGTTTTCGACCATAAATTCACTTGTGGGATTCATTCTTGCATATCATTTCGATTTACCCCCAGGACCGACTATAGCCCTTACAAGTTTTGCATCTTTAGCTGTTGCAATTTTGATTTGTAGAAGATGA
- a CDS encoding proton-conducting transporter transmembrane domain-containing protein, translating to MENIIGLGPYLLVGAAFFLLATSFVIRKNIYYHIFSAIVSVMVFSISTYILIKIWNNQLLRYTFGGWKAPYGVEYRIDKLAAIVAFAFSITIFAIMLFSIEYYKEAKKNLAYYYVLLLGAFGGVLGTIYAGDLFHQYVIMEVLSVSIFGIAVFGKDSVNALKAVIKYSVFSSIASSLSFLGLVVIYYAVGTVNMEDFIKRLLTVRSINALTLTIGFALALVLYLFKSAIFPNHFWLPDLHSEAPTPVSALLSGVTIKVGLFVVVRYVYTLFPAFLGKSGMERVLLTLFIIGAATSFYGSMQLFLQRDIKRFLAYSSLVNVGMILMGISSNNVVGISAAIFLMISHSFGKSLLFILAGIVSDKAKSRDIEKLSAIFKSNRLLSAIYLVGLLQIGGVPPLGGFFSKFFIAMGFVREGQLFRLLLVLLVAIVSLVGYLWHYQRVSSGQHHETEKISIPIASYILTSFSAITGILGLRLFELIQLAVSELLQFR from the coding sequence ATGGAAAATATCATCGGTTTAGGACCTTATCTGCTTGTTGGAGCTGCCTTTTTTCTTCTTGCAACAAGTTTTGTGATAAGAAAAAACATCTATTATCACATTTTTTCTGCCATCGTTTCGGTTATGGTATTTTCAATATCCACGTATATTTTGATTAAAATTTGGAACAACCAACTTTTAAGGTATACCTTTGGCGGATGGAAAGCACCTTACGGTGTGGAATATCGAATAGATAAATTGGCTGCAATTGTTGCTTTTGCATTCTCGATCACAATCTTTGCGATAATGCTTTTCAGTATTGAATATTATAAAGAAGCAAAAAAGAATCTAGCTTATTACTACGTTTTGCTTTTGGGTGCTTTTGGAGGAGTTCTTGGAACGATCTACGCTGGGGATTTGTTTCATCAATACGTTATCATGGAAGTACTGTCAGTTTCAATTTTTGGAATAGCCGTCTTTGGTAAAGATTCTGTCAATGCTTTGAAGGCTGTGATAAAGTATTCGGTTTTCTCCTCCATCGCTTCTTCTCTCTCCTTCCTGGGTTTGGTGGTAATTTACTACGCCGTTGGGACAGTGAATATGGAAGATTTTATTAAGCGCCTGTTGACAGTTAGATCAATAAATGCCTTGACATTGACCATAGGATTTGCGCTTGCACTTGTTCTTTATTTGTTCAAATCGGCTATCTTTCCAAATCATTTCTGGTTGCCGGATCTGCACTCTGAAGCACCCACACCTGTTTCTGCTTTGCTCTCTGGCGTGACGATCAAAGTTGGGCTTTTTGTTGTTGTAAGGTATGTGTACACGCTTTTTCCGGCTTTTCTGGGTAAATCAGGCATGGAAAGAGTGCTGTTGACTCTGTTCATAATTGGTGCAGCAACATCCTTCTATGGTTCGATGCAGTTGTTCTTGCAAAGAGATATAAAAAGATTTCTGGCGTACTCCTCTCTGGTCAATGTTGGAATGATATTGATGGGCATTTCTTCGAACAACGTCGTCGGAATATCCGCAGCAATCTTTTTGATGATAAGCCATTCTTTTGGTAAGAGTCTGCTCTTCATTTTGGCTGGAATTGTGAGTGATAAAGCCAAAAGCAGGGATATAGAGAAATTGTCGGCTATTTTCAAATCAAATCGATTGTTATCCGCAATCTATTTGGTTGGGTTGCTACAAATAGGCGGTGTTCCACCGTTGGGTGGATTTTTCAGCAAGTTTTTCATAGCGATGGGCTTTGTAAGGGAAGGACAATTGTTTAGACTGCTCTTGGTCTTGCTTGTTGCGATTGTTTCCCTTGTTGGATATCTTTGGCATTATCAAAGGGTTTCATCTGGACAGCATCATGAAACTGAAAAGATCTCGATACCTATAGCAAGTTATATCTTGACTTCTTTCAGTGCAATAACTGGGATCTTAGGTCTCAGGTTGTTTGAACTAATTCAGTTGGCAGTATCTGAGCTTTTGCAATTTCGGTAA
- a CDS encoding carbon starvation CstA family protein, with product MNAVWLVLLGGLFFFLAYRFYARFLEKQWGVDPSRKTPAHKKYDGVDYVPANSKVVLGHHFSSIAGAGPIAGPIQASMFGWFPVYLWIVLGSIFVGAVHDFGALFSSLRHGGKSVGEIIQYNVGKRAKILFNLFAWFALVLVVAAFTDIVASSFAYNPQVAGFQPGPAAATSSVLYIFLAILFGFLVYRRKTKLSISTIVGVALLALTIYIGYVVPFMAFSKQTWYYILVVYIFLASVLPVWLLLQPRDYLSSFLLYSMLAGAILGLFITRPTLQLSAFKGFTVTTAAGPQYLFPILFVTVACGAISGFHSLVSSGTTAKQIDKETDAKLVGYGGMLIEGMVAIVALISVAYVARAQGAPATIFATGVATFMKSFGIPFEVGRIFVLLAFTAFALTSLDTATRLGRYLLQELMETVFGKNFFLNNRYVATALTIGAAWGLLSYGYTKIWPIFGSSNQLLAALALLSLSAWLVRQGRKIFYVVIPMVFMFSVTLSALVILIRNNWIAKNYLLVTIATILFILAVVLIIEATRVLVKKQFPAKTYEELELAAETGYKDSKRGPC from the coding sequence ATGAACGCAGTGTGGTTGGTACTTTTGGGAGGATTGTTCTTTTTCCTCGCGTACAGATTCTACGCCAGATTTCTGGAAAAGCAGTGGGGGGTGGATCCAAGTAGGAAAACACCTGCCCACAAGAAGTACGACGGAGTAGACTACGTACCAGCTAACTCAAAAGTTGTTTTAGGCCATCACTTTTCATCCATCGCTGGAGCTGGTCCAATAGCCGGTCCAATTCAGGCATCGATGTTTGGATGGTTTCCAGTGTACTTGTGGATAGTGCTTGGAAGTATCTTTGTTGGTGCGGTTCACGACTTTGGGGCTTTGTTCTCATCGCTGAGACATGGTGGAAAAAGCGTTGGAGAAATCATTCAGTACAACGTTGGCAAAAGGGCAAAGATTCTTTTCAACCTTTTTGCATGGTTTGCCCTTGTCTTGGTTGTGGCGGCATTCACTGATATTGTCGCCTCGTCGTTTGCCTACAATCCACAAGTAGCAGGTTTTCAACCTGGTCCGGCTGCCGCAACTTCATCTGTTTTGTACATTTTCCTGGCAATTTTGTTTGGATTTTTGGTTTATCGCCGCAAAACGAAGCTTTCCATTTCAACAATAGTTGGAGTAGCTCTTTTAGCTTTAACTATTTATATCGGTTATGTGGTTCCCTTCATGGCTTTTTCCAAGCAAACTTGGTACTACATTCTGGTTGTATACATATTCCTTGCTTCAGTTTTGCCAGTTTGGCTGTTGCTACAACCACGTGATTATTTGAGTTCATTCTTGCTGTATTCAATGCTTGCTGGAGCGATTCTTGGACTTTTCATCACAAGACCGACTCTTCAGCTTTCAGCATTTAAAGGTTTTACAGTCACAACAGCGGCAGGACCGCAATATCTTTTCCCAATACTATTTGTCACAGTCGCTTGCGGTGCAATTTCTGGGTTCCACTCTCTTGTTAGTTCTGGAACAACAGCAAAGCAAATTGACAAGGAAACAGACGCCAAACTTGTTGGCTATGGTGGAATGTTGATCGAAGGTATGGTGGCAATAGTGGCTTTGATATCGGTTGCTTATGTTGCTCGGGCTCAAGGTGCACCTGCAACTATTTTTGCCACAGGAGTAGCTACATTCATGAAGAGTTTCGGAATACCTTTTGAAGTTGGTAGGATTTTCGTTCTTCTTGCTTTCACAGCTTTTGCCTTGACAAGTCTTGATACAGCAACACGACTTGGCAGATATCTTTTACAAGAGCTCATGGAAACTGTGTTTGGAAAGAACTTTTTCCTGAACAACAGATACGTCGCGACGGCTTTGACAATTGGAGCTGCTTGGGGACTTTTGAGTTACGGTTACACCAAGATCTGGCCAATCTTTGGTAGTTCAAACCAGCTTCTTGCCGCATTGGCATTACTCTCTCTCAGCGCATGGCTTGTAAGACAAGGCAGGAAGATTTTCTACGTCGTTATACCTATGGTCTTCATGTTCTCGGTAACTTTGAGCGCCTTGGTGATTCTAATTAGAAACAACTGGATTGCAAAGAACTACTTGCTCGTCACAATAGCAACCATCTTGTTCATACTTGCTGTTGTGTTGATTATCGAAGCAACAAGAGTTCTTGTGAAAAAACAATTTCCAGCTAAGACGTATGAGGAACTTGAACTGGCAGCTGAAACAGGCTATAAAGACAGCAAAAGAGGTCCTTGTTAA
- a CDS encoding metal ABC transporter ATP-binding protein, with the protein MVKIKVENLCVKFGEYYALKNVSFEVKEKEFVGIIGPNGAGKTTLLKVLVGEIKNYSGRVEINGKIGYQPQFHTVNREFPIDVLTYVSLPLYVKHRKFSKELKAKAVEMLKKVGLAEKVSFPVGSLSGGELQRLSLARALLSDADILLLDEPDSGVDEMGKSSFYELLSELKKERNLTIVMVSHDIGLIFKECSTIMCLNKTLHCHAPTEKISPEKLKDLFGQFDIWIRSNGHYEIEHRR; encoded by the coding sequence ATGGTGAAAATCAAAGTTGAAAACCTCTGCGTTAAATTTGGAGAATACTACGCTTTGAAAAACGTTTCCTTCGAGGTAAAAGAAAAAGAATTCGTTGGGATAATAGGGCCCAACGGAGCTGGAAAAACAACGCTTTTAAAAGTTTTGGTTGGTGAGATAAAGAACTATTCTGGAAGAGTGGAGATAAATGGAAAAATAGGTTATCAGCCGCAGTTTCATACTGTTAACAGAGAATTTCCCATAGATGTTTTAACCTACGTTTCTTTGCCTTTGTACGTGAAACACAGAAAATTTTCCAAGGAATTAAAAGCCAAAGCTGTTGAAATGTTGAAAAAGGTTGGACTTGCTGAGAAAGTCAGCTTTCCTGTTGGCAGCCTTTCGGGAGGAGAACTTCAAAGACTATCACTTGCGAGGGCTTTGCTTTCGGATGCCGACATACTTTTGCTCGATGAACCAGATTCTGGGGTCGATGAAATGGGCAAAAGCAGTTTCTACGAATTGCTTTCCGAATTGAAGAAGGAAAGAAATTTGACGATCGTAATGGTTAGTCACGACATAGGGTTGATTTTCAAAGAATGTAGTACCATTATGTGCTTGAACAAAACTTTGCACTGTCATGCCCCAACTGAAAAGATAAGTCCAGAAAAGTTGAAAGATCTGTTTGGTCAGTTCGACATATGGATACGTTCCAACGGCCATTATGAAATCGAGCATCGAAGGTGA